The Hippopotamus amphibius kiboko isolate mHipAmp2 chromosome 13, mHipAmp2.hap2, whole genome shotgun sequence sequence CGCCAGGCCCCCGGTGCCAAGAGCAGCAGCACTCACGCGCGGGTGTGCTTGTCGGTGCGTAAAAGTCCCGGCCGCACAGATCGGCCATGCCACCGAGGGAGGCCTGGGAGCGCACAAGGGAAGCCATTCAAAAATGTTAATAAGCTTATTAAAATAAGCGGCTTTACTGGCTCTTGTTTTACAGCGTGCCGCCCACCCTTGCTTTCTGGTGGACCACGGGAGAGAAAACACTTGcggcattaatttttttttttttcttaacgcGTTGCGTTTTCCTTCCAAGGACAGGGGACTCTCTGGAGCTCAGCGCAGCCACAGAAGCTGAAGAGCCTCAGGTCTCCCTCCCAAACTTGGTGGGTGGGGAGAAGTCCTCGCAGCGGAAAAAGCTGGACTTTTCAAAACAGCTGACCACCCAGGCCGGAGAAGCAGATAAAGGAGTCCCAAAGATAATGACCTTGGGGAGGCCTGTAGACAGCATCCTGGAGGACccaaattcttttcaaaaataaaacaccacccccctaccccccaccggCAACTGCGCACAAAGGGGATGgctttatttaaagtaaaatatagaaaGGCTTTGTCCTTACTTCTACTTCAGGCCCAGGGTGAGTGTAGACCTCAAACTCTACCCATAAGCCAAAAGAGCATCTcacaactttcttttcttcccttcttctttatttaatttttaaaataaagattctgagaagagaaattaattttataagaTTCAAGTGAGTGTCAGAGCTGCCTCTCACCTGTGAACTCCAGGTCCGAAGCAGAATCAGTTTGTGGATCTATGGGTCCACTGAGCCCGATTCGACCACTTCCCACCCTCGTGTGTGTAGGCTGGAGAGAGACGTTCTCACCTTGTGCATCCCAGATTTCCGGGGCCGGGATTTTCCTAAGGGCCAGGGCGCACGTCCAAATCACTGGGAGCGCTGTTCAGCCAGGAGGACTGAATGTGCGATGGGATGGGGCCGGGCAGGGATGTAAAGCACTCACCAAGGAGTCCCGAGGCCTTGAGCAACCCCTACGCTGTCTCCTCACGCCAAAATCTAAAGTTGCAATTGCAGAAACAGCAGGGAAGGATGCAGGCGCTTGCTGGAGACCGCGAGGCCTGTGCAGAGACCACGCGCTCTTGGCTTCACTGACGCACTAACCGCCCGGCCGCGGGCCGCACCGGGGACTGTGGGCGGGGGTGCCGAGGGAGAAACCCTGGGCGCTTGTAGGAGGGACAGTGGGGAAGAGCGCGGGCCTTGCACGGGGGAGTGTGTCACGCACACTCAACGCAAACGTGGGGGGAACGTGGAGCCCAGGACCGAGCTTACCCCGCCGGAGGCTGACGCCCCCGCTCCCGCAGCTACCAAATATTCCCTTTGAACTTGACATTCCAACAGGAACAGAGAGGTGCTGTTCGCCTGTGCCTCGGTTCCGGCTCAGCTCCGGTCTGTCCGAAGCCACGCTCCTGCCTTCCCCTGCCCGAGTCAAAGCCAAAATCCGCAACAGGAACGACATCGATTCGGGAGGGGTGCGGGGCTGCAGGGCTGTTTGCCCAGTTCTCACGTTCTTGAATTGCCCTAAATTTGGACTTTTTCGACCCTTCCTTTATAGACCCAACAGGTTTGATATAAGCTCATTGTTCAACTTAACCTGGCCCCTGCACTGGACCACCgcttgtaatcttttttttttcttaataaatgctTAAATGATTTGAACGACCCAATTTATATTGAGTAACTTCTGTGactacagggggaaaaaaacaatttattacaTGATGTCACCATTTACAATATAACACACTTTTTGCAACCCTGTTTTGGcatttcttcatttcaaaaaCATATCTATCAGGAGACTCAGAAACTAGAGGAGGCCCAGTTTATCTACCCCCCTGAGGGCCCCTTTGCTGAGCACACTACAGAGCACTTGGAACCCTCTGAAGGATGCAGGAGTTCAACGAAGAGTGTTTCAGATCAGCCAACTCAGCATTGCCCAGAAGTTCATAATAGTAAGAATGGCAACAATAATAAGTCCACACCAGCTGCACAGTGCTTAATGGTTTTCAAAGCACAACCACCTTCTTGTGATCCAACCACCCTGAAGCTGAACCTCGGGAATGCCAGCTCTGAAGCTGAAGGACAAGTCACCCTGCTCCCTCAAATCCTAAAATATGCTTCTAAGCTTTGAATGACTCTGACTTGGCTTCTTAATGgcctgtgactttgggcaagtcacattGCCTCTTTGAGccacagtttccccatctgcaaaatggaggtcATGCTCACCCAGCTAAAAGGCGGCCCCAGGGAACTACCCAAGGACAGGATGCAGGAAGCACTTTTTCACTTGTaatgttccagacaaaggaatagagttatagttattttattatcatcGTTGCTGTTGATGTGTACTGTTTGGTTGCCCCTCCTGGCCTCTGTTCCGGTTTCCTTGGTGGCTCTGGGTGTGGCCTTCATCCTTTCACTGGTGGCCTGACTTCTGCAGTAGCCCCGTAACACTGGCGGGTGCATCAATTGCCCCTGCCCGACCTCAGCGCTGTCAAGCATAAGCTGTGTCCAGTGGGCCCCACGGAGCTCAGTGTGGTTCCCAATGAAGACCATTAGTAGGAGGAGGTGCAAGCCTGAAGCCCTGCAACCTATCGGCATAGGCCTGAGCCCAAGCATGGGTCCGTCTCACTCCCCTCCTGGTCCTTTGGGCCCAGAAGCTGCTTCACCAATGTTCTGGTTCCTGGGAATGTGTGAGTCTCCCCAGTGCTCAGTTTTCCCCGAGGCAGGAGACTTTCTATAAGGCAAGGTGAACTCCGTGGACTTGAGAGAGGCCAGATTCTACCTTTCTCCTGGGGATGAAACGCAGGTGGAGTATCAGCCTGGCCAGACTGAGCTCCAGTGGCCAGTTGGGGTCCCCACCCTGTGGACGTCTGCAAGCCTTGGATGAGGTCCTGCCTCTGTGGGATGCTAAGTGCGGCTCTGCCACACTCCACCAGTTTCCTTACTCCCCCAGATACTGCCCCTCCTTGGGTCCAGCCTCCCGGGGTTTTGGGGCACAGCTACCACTAAGCCACCTCTCAGAGGCACGGGGGCATCGTGTTTGAGCTCTCTTCCAACCTTCTCAAGTGAAGTCAAATTCACTGTCACCTTCTTTCCTTTGCTAGAGTGGAGGAGTGGGGATTCACTGCGGCCAGGAAGCCCTTTATTTTCGGAAgccctttattttctaaaatggacTCTATCCCCAAACTCTCCCTGCTTGACCTAGCTCTTTCAAGATAATTCTTTGGGGTCCATGAACCCCTAAAATCAGGTTACTTGGAGTGAGACATGCCTTGGGATGGCCACAGTCAACAGGTCCGAGGGTTtgagttaaacacacacacacgcgcacacacacgcacacacacacacacaccaccagtGACATTTGGTAACCAATCATCCCAAATTTGCTAGCTAGAGCAAGATTTGTAGTCTAAGCCTGATTCCTTGGGACTGATTTCAGCACTGGTCACAGCGTGTTCTGCCCCCTCTCCCACCACTGCTCCCCCATCTAAGTGTGTGGGTCGAATACACTGATCTTTAAGGCCAGCTCGGAGATTCACTGAGGGCTGAAAGGGGTTGAGAAGGATGAAGCCAAAAGTCTACTGGACCCAGATGGCAACTGCTCCTGGTGACCAGGCCCTGAGAAGGCCCAGAGGGCTCAGCGGGGCCCAAGCCTGCAGGGAGTGGATGAAGGAAGATCCCCTTGGACAGGAAGCAGGGCGGGCAGAAAGCAGAACtaactttttcatctttaaagaaagggcagggtggtggggggttgggggggagagaaggaaaaagaaaggaagaaagtaataCCGAACATTTCCAACAGGAGCCACATCTGCGGCCTGGGGCCCAAGTAAAGACATACATCTCGGGTCACGAAATGCGGTGGGAAATCCTCGGAGGGCGGGCTCGATCCGGAGGCTGCCTCCAGCTCCTGGAATCAGATCTTAGGCGCTAGAGCCAGCGCCAGCCGCGGGGCAGCTCAGAGCGAAACTGCAACAATCCGGGTCAAACTGAATTCGTTTGAGTCATTTTTGCCGGGCTACTCGAGCCAGCCCAGTAGAACTGGCCCAGGCAGGGAGCCGGAGAGGGGGCGAGGAAGGGAAGGCGCGCCGCCCGGCCTACGGAAGAAACTCCTCAGTCCTTTAGACTCCAAATCCGCAAGGATGGACAACAAACTATCGTCTTAGGACGCAGCCACAAACCATTGACGTTttcagaagggggaaaaaaacttgaCCCCCCCGCCCAGAAAAAACTCAGTAGTGGCGATCtctggagagaagagaggggattCTAGCATTATCGGAAACGTTCTAACTTTCTATAAGGGAAATGCATTCATGATTAATGATGAAATtaaagtggaattttaaaaacatgtcagaaagaaacaaaatgactGCAGGAATCCTTTGGAAGGTAGTTGGACTTGGGGACGAGGGTGAACATCTCCTGAGGGCGTTTGCTTTTCTCTTGGCGTCTCACTCTTTCCAGAAGCGGGAATTGTTTTGTAAAGCCTTTGTCGCGACTCTCCGCCCCCGCCGGGACGAAGGGTAGCAGAAGCCCGGCCAAGGCCTTTGAGGTGCCAAGGCCCGAGCGTCCAAAGCTGGGAAAGATCGCAGGCGCAGGAGGAGGGCGAGGCGACCTATCTGCTCCGGGTGAAATTGAAAGTAGCCCGGGCCTGGGTTTCAGTGTTTTCCCGGCTGGGGCCGCGGACGGGAGGCCTCAGCGCCTGCAGTGTGTCATTAACTCTTCCTTGCTCGCCCCGGACCCGACGTAAGGGGCGTGTAGCGGTGAGCGCTTCGCTCCAGTGAGTCCTTGGCATCTGGGGAGTCATTTTGGGAACGCCGGCGGGGCGCGTTCATCTCTAACACGGAGTAATAAATAACCATCGCCCTGCCCATCCTCTGCTCCCACGATGGGCTTCTGTGCGGATCAAGTGACGACGTGTCACTGAGGGAGTGAGTGGAAGCGCTTTGGAACAAGGTGCAGGGTCAAAGCGCAGGTGACCCTCCCCGGAAGACACCTTATTAGCTCCTCGTTCTCCCCTGATCGCTTCAGAATTCCAGCGAGAGTTCTTGCTGGTCTATTCTGGAAACGAAATAAGGACAGGACCGCTTAGAGAAAACGCTCAGAAAATCGAAAGCAAAGATGCCTGCAGGTGGAAGGAGTGAACAGGTTAGGGTGGAGGACGGAAACTGGGAGCGGGTTCAGCTATGCGTGCTTCCTAGACTCTGACACTAGTGCCCacgaggaaaaaaaaagggggggggaattCTAGGTATTTGCCCCGGATTCAGTGAGATTCGGAGCAAATACTTTGTGACTCCTGCAAAGTCCCAGAGATGGCGATTCCCTGAGTTGCGCGCATTTAAACCATTCCTGGGGGTGAACAGCCGGGCGGCTTGCGGGAGGAGTGAAGTGTCCAGACCTGGACTGAAAAGTTGGGAAAATGAGCCCCCGTTACCGGTTCCCCCAAAGCCGGACgagagaggctcagagaaaaCACGGTGTCCAGGAGGGCATGTTAAActaaaagtttataaattaaaagaaaaaaaatacaacgaATAGAGCTTCCAGATTTCACaaatctttttaaagttaatactCTAGTTGAGTGCACAGTGCCCTTAAGGAGGCGACAAGCGGCGAGGTTGACACGAGGTTGACAGGATCCCCTGTCTTAGGTTGCAGGGACAGGGACGGGAGAATCCTGGGCCAGGACACAGGAATCGCGGAGGGTGAACGGTAGAGACGGGGCCCAGCGGCCGAACTGCGGAGGACGCCGAGGAAAGGCCGGTCAAGGATATTCACATTGAATACAAAAATAACCGTCATTTGAATACAAACAACTGAAAAGTGCTACAAGTTTtaacctcctttaaaaaaaaagaaaaagaaaaagaaagagagaaagaaagttctGCGAAGGGCTCCTGGGTTTGCTTTCTCCTGGTTCGGGGGCTCCCAGGAGCTCCCCCAATTGGTTGCAGCCCTGGACCTCCGAGAGGAAAGATGCGGGGCCCTTGACCTGGCCCTGTGCTCAGAGGCTCCATTCCATACATTCAGCACCCAATCAGGCGCCCCCACCCGAACTCTGAcactggggaggggtggggcaaaGGGCCCGCAAACCAAACATTTCACGGTTCAATTAACCCCCAGCCTAGGTCTCCTTGGGGCTGCCAGAGTTCCGCAGCCCTTTGTAACAATTGCAATTTCCAAAAATAATAGATATGTAGATACACATAGATTGGTAGCATGGATACCATGAATGAGTGTGGCCTAGCGCACGCAGCTCCCGGCAGGCCTGAAATTCTGGGCTTCAGGCTTGTGTCGTCTCCAGGAGTTCTCTCCGCCCTGGGAAACGCCATCCCCAGGCAGACACAATCCAAACCCAACATTGTGGTGGTAATAAATAATGTCCAAGGGCTTCCAAGCAAGTGGGGGCGGAGGGTAGGGAACAGGGTCCCTAGGCCATAGGATGCCTCTGTTCAAACTGGAAAAAGGCGCCCCCCTCTGGGTAGACCCAGTCCCGCTGCCAGGGCGCACGTCCTGGagagcagagccagggctggaTTTCATCCTCCACCTGCCCTCTCGGCGGGGCGCCGCAGTACAGGGCACAACCTGCACAGCCGTCAGCGCCCTTCTGGAGCTGGGGCGCGGGGATCATTCGCTACCTCGCCCCGGGTCGGCTCACTGGGTGCCCGCGGCGGCCGCGCACGTGGAGAGTGCCCAGCCCGGCAGGCAGTAATAAGGGTAATAGTAAGAGGGCTGCAGCGGCAGCAGCGAGGGAGGCCGCAGCACCTCTCCGGGCAGGTACTGTCTCTGGTCGTCGCGCACCAGCACCTTCACCGCCACCTTCTTGGCGGCGGGCGCCGAGGCCAGCAGGTCGGCGGCCATCTGTCGGCGCTTGGTCTTGTAGCGGCGGTTCTGGAACCAGATCTTCACCTGCGTCTCGGTGAGCTTCAGCGACGCGGCCAGGTCTGCGCGCTCGGGCCCGGACAGGTAGCGCTGGTGGTTGAAGCGGCGCTCCAGCTCGAAGACCTGCGCGTGGGAGAAGGCGGCGCGCGAGCGCTTCTTCCGGGGCTTGGGCGCCgcgggctcctcctcctcctccgcgcCGCCcgccgggccgccgccgccgctgcacAACGTCGGCACACGTGCGCCTCCCGTGCCAACGCCGTCGTCCTCGGCCCTCGGGCTGCGGTCGCCTGTGGACCCAGTGGAACAGAAACGAGACACTGTCAGTGCTGCAGAGGAATGAGGTCCAGCCCCAGCTGctgtggtggggatgggggacgGAAATACACTTTGATGCCGCCGGAGTGGTGGGGAGGGCCTGGAAGCCGCAAGTCCGGGAGGCAAGTCTTAGAGCCCTGTCCCACTCGCTTCCTGCATCTAGTCTTGTTGTGAGCCGGCAACGAACTCAGCCGCTGTGTCAGCGCTGTGCAGCCAAGATCCGGCTCCTTGCCCTCTCTGGTCTCCAGGCTCCTCTCAGCAACATGGGGCATTGGGCCTGCGCATCCTCGAAAGCCCTCTCCGCTCTGAGCCCTGGGGTTCTAGATGGCGTTTCGGACTCCCTTCCTGTGTTCACCCGCCTCCCCACACTCACGCTCACACACGCATCGTAGCAGCACACACGCGTTGGCTGCACGtaaagggaaagtggggagacgGAGCTTGGAGATGGAAGTTTTGGGCCGCCATCCACCCAGAACTGTGGGAGGGCTATGGCCATAGGTTGCACCAAGGCCATGGCTgggcttctccctctctcttccaaaGGCAATGATGGGAGGGGTAGGgactggggtggaggggagtccCTGCTTCGAATCCTTAGGCGCTAATCTGACGCCAGCTCCTTGGCCTCTTCCCCGCTATCCCCGTAGCACCCTCGCAGAGATCCAGCACTCTGGCCTGCGGCACACACTATTTGCTTGGGGCCAGCATGAGGCCTACAGCACCGTCCAACCGACAGGGGCAAGCACAGGGGTCTTTTTAACCAGGTGACGTGCCAGCTCGTGGTTGAGGAGGTTGCTCTCCCTGCTGAGTCTGGAATGACCTTAATCAAGCCCCTCTGCATTCAGCTGGCTGCGCGGTTTGCCTGCAGCTTTTGGGTCCTCAGCCCGGCGCAGCTCTCCAGGGCCTGGGGTCTGGGAGAGCTAAATAAACCCTCCTCCCAAAGCTTGGGCTCGGTTGGCCTCCAGCCCACTTGAAGGTATCCCTCCTTGCCTATCTTCGAGCTGCGGGGTGGGCTCTGGGACCTCGAGCTGGGAGCGTCTCTGATCTCTGGGCCAGGGCCAGGATACTGGCCACCCGAGGTCTCTGGGACCCTTGCTCTTCCCTTTCTTTGATTTTGGGGATTTGGAGACAGACTCAGCCGAAGGCACTGGCGATGGAATCAAAGCCAGGGTGCAGTGGT is a genomic window containing:
- the NKX3-2 gene encoding homeobox protein Nkx-3.2, which produces MAVRGANTLTPFSIQAILNKKEERGGLPATEGRPVPGGTAVAVASAPAVCCWRLFGETDAGALGGAEDSLLVSPAGTRTAAGRAAESPGGWDSDSALSEENEGGRRCADPPGASGACRAGATLGLGQAVCELPAAKDLEEEAAGRSDSEMSASVSGDRSPRAEDDGVGTGGARVPTLCSGGGGPAGGAEEEEEPAAPKPRKKRSRAAFSHAQVFELERRFNHQRYLSGPERADLAASLKLTETQVKIWFQNRRYKTKRRQMAADLLASAPAAKKVAVKVLVRDDQRQYLPGEVLRPPSLLPLQPSYYYPYYCLPGWALSTCAAAAGTQ